One genomic window of Paeniglutamicibacter sp. Y32M11 includes the following:
- a CDS encoding GNAT family N-acetyltransferase, protein MEKLSLYTTRLELVPPCSDDVDAIRSACQDPEIQHWVPIPVPYRFEDALEYATVHTEKTWEAGTEFTWTIRLSSQLAGVVGLYRVANSSADLGFWMDPAFRGRGFLTEACREVLDFAFGPAPQGLGLARVGWNAYAGNIGSARVAQKLGFHFEGTARLGAALRGELRDDWAAGLLFTDDRSAQNWPILD, encoded by the coding sequence ATGGAGAAGCTGTCCCTGTACACAACTCGTTTGGAATTAGTCCCGCCCTGCAGCGACGATGTGGACGCCATTCGCTCCGCGTGTCAGGATCCGGAGATTCAACACTGGGTGCCGATTCCGGTGCCGTACCGGTTTGAAGATGCCTTGGAATACGCGACCGTCCACACGGAAAAGACGTGGGAGGCGGGCACCGAATTCACTTGGACCATTCGTTTATCCTCCCAGCTTGCCGGGGTGGTCGGGCTCTACCGAGTTGCCAACTCCTCGGCGGACTTGGGCTTCTGGATGGATCCGGCATTTCGCGGCCGCGGGTTTCTCACCGAGGCGTGTCGTGAAGTTCTCGATTTTGCTTTTGGGCCCGCTCCGCAGGGGCTGGGCCTGGCTCGCGTGGGCTGGAATGCCTACGCGGGAAATATCGGTTCGGCCCGCGTCGCGCAAAAGTTGGGGTTCCATTTCGAGGGAACGGCACGGCTGGGCGCTGCCTTACGTGGAGAACTGCGTGATGATTGGGCGGCCGGACTACTGTTCACCGATGATCGCAGTGCCCAGAACTGGCCGATCCTCGATTAA
- a CDS encoding MepB family protein: protein MPQPAFSASLYPAELTRFLAASGLLAGYELSNVVLDPNPQAVAYSGCSFVLTDGTGKQNRAVFRAAKVTPTKAGLFVTLWIRGTDGQTRPYRATDGIDVLYVAAHTAGGYGYFRFTAADLLKAKILAGDASAGKRGFRLYTPWDTSLNRTAQNTWLWQQHCFTVLSS from the coding sequence GTGCCGCAGCCAGCATTCTCCGCGTCTCTCTACCCCGCAGAACTGACACGGTTCCTGGCGGCCTCCGGCCTTTTGGCCGGATACGAGCTGTCCAACGTTGTTCTTGACCCCAATCCACAGGCAGTCGCCTACTCCGGGTGTTCCTTTGTGCTCACCGACGGAACCGGCAAGCAAAACCGTGCGGTGTTCCGCGCAGCCAAGGTGACTCCCACCAAAGCGGGACTTTTTGTGACACTGTGGATCCGCGGCACAGATGGGCAAACCCGGCCCTACCGCGCAACCGACGGCATCGATGTGCTCTATGTGGCGGCACATACCGCAGGCGGCTACGGCTACTTCAGGTTCACTGCCGCAGATCTTCTGAAAGCTAAAATCTTGGCCGGTGATGCATCGGCAGGCAAACGCGGATTCCGGCTCTACACGCCATGGGACACATCGCTGAACCGCACGGCGCAGAACACCTGGTTGTGGCAGCAACATTGCTTCACGGTCTTGTCGAGTTAG
- a CDS encoding alpha/beta hydrolase — protein sequence MRAPRRHLSVMSLLAAMALLLSGCSVTATPVSESTATAPGTAANAPKGLEKFYTQRLEWSSCGGSLKCAELSVPMDYANPAGETLSLKLNKRPGSGTIQGSLLVNPGGPGASGLDLVRDSVPQMFGRSLQDGFDIVGFDPRGVASSSPVKCEDAAEQDAGRQVQFDTSTDAGLAAMRASSADYAALCAERTGAALGFVDTVSAARDMDVMRAVLGDEKLNFLGFSYGTSLGAHYAELFPKNVGRLVLDGALDPALSNEEITLGQAVGFENEIRAYLQDCLASGDCPFSGSLDDALTQLRALLDTVEANPMVASDGRSVPIIDFVNGFIIPLYDNASWPTLTQALSSVMDGDVDTIEYFADLSAGRTSDGTYSGNGAASFTAINCLDYPMNADVATMRADAATLTKAAPTIGKYLAFGAVGCQDWEFKATGKPGKLTAKGAAPIVVIGTTGDPATPYAWSQSLAKSLESASLVTYQGHGHTAYGRSNGCVSDAVESYFLDGTVPTDGLTC from the coding sequence ATGAGAGCACCCCGCCGCCACCTGAGTGTGATGTCCTTGCTAGCCGCGATGGCCCTGTTGCTGAGCGGATGCTCGGTGACCGCGACCCCCGTGAGCGAGTCCACCGCTACGGCGCCCGGTACCGCGGCCAATGCCCCCAAGGGACTGGAAAAGTTTTACACGCAGAGATTGGAATGGAGCTCCTGCGGCGGATCGCTGAAGTGCGCCGAGCTGAGCGTACCGATGGACTATGCCAACCCGGCCGGGGAAACGCTGAGCCTGAAGCTCAACAAGCGCCCCGGCAGCGGCACCATACAGGGTTCCTTGTTGGTGAATCCCGGTGGCCCCGGCGCCTCCGGGCTGGATCTGGTGCGCGACTCCGTGCCGCAGATGTTTGGCCGTTCGCTACAAGACGGCTTTGACATCGTGGGCTTTGACCCGCGCGGGGTAGCTTCCTCCAGCCCGGTGAAGTGTGAGGACGCCGCCGAGCAAGATGCCGGCCGCCAGGTGCAATTTGATACCTCCACCGACGCCGGTCTGGCCGCCATGCGAGCCTCCAGCGCCGACTACGCTGCCCTCTGCGCGGAGCGCACCGGCGCGGCTCTGGGCTTTGTTGATACCGTTTCCGCGGCCCGCGACATGGACGTGATGCGCGCGGTGCTCGGGGATGAAAAGTTGAATTTTCTGGGCTTTTCCTACGGAACCTCGTTGGGCGCCCACTATGCAGAGTTGTTCCCGAAAAACGTCGGTCGGTTGGTGCTCGACGGAGCCCTAGATCCGGCCCTCTCCAACGAGGAGATCACCCTGGGCCAGGCGGTGGGATTCGAAAACGAAATTCGCGCCTACCTCCAAGATTGCCTCGCTTCCGGCGACTGCCCCTTCAGCGGCTCCCTAGATGATGCCCTAACCCAGTTGCGTGCACTCTTGGATACCGTCGAAGCGAACCCGATGGTAGCCAGTGACGGACGCAGCGTTCCGATCATCGACTTTGTCAATGGCTTCATCATTCCGCTCTACGACAACGCCAGTTGGCCCACCCTGACCCAGGCCCTGAGCTCGGTCATGGATGGAGATGTGGACACCATCGAGTACTTCGCCGATCTTTCCGCCGGACGCACCTCCGATGGCACTTATTCGGGCAACGGAGCAGCCTCCTTCACCGCCATCAACTGCCTCGATTACCCGATGAATGCCGACGTGGCCACCATGCGCGCCGATGCCGCGACGTTGACCAAGGCGGCACCGACCATCGGTAAGTATCTGGCTTTCGGTGCGGTCGGGTGCCAAGACTGGGAGTTTAAGGCCACCGGCAAACCGGGCAAGCTGACGGCCAAGGGCGCCGCACCCATCGTGGTCATCGGCACCACCGGAGACCCCGCCACCCCCTATGCCTGGAGCCAGTCACTGGCCAAGTCACTGGAATCGGCCTCCCTGGTGACCTATCAGGGGCACGGGCATACCGCCTATGGGCGTTCTAATGGTTGCGTGAGCGACGCCGTGGAATCCTACTTCCTTGACGGCACGGTTCCGACCGACGGATTAACCTGCTGA
- a CDS encoding DNA polymerase III subunit delta' has product MDVWEDLPGQEKAITALRRAVAEGAPAHAWLFTGPPGSGRSNAARAFAAALQCQLTDPEKRGCGVCKACVTVLAGTHPDVALIATEKVNYQIDDVRELITKAQDRPSTAPWRVIIVEDADRMTERTTNVLLKSIEEPPPHTVWILCAPSPADVLVTIRSRCRSVSLAVPTRESVAALLVRRDGLSAEQAEFAARISQSHIGIARRLARDAEARRRRDTTVRLPLRIRSVSDAVMAAAELVELSTAEATASAAERAEAESAALRTSLGLDAESPVPPQQRSAFKALEENAKRRARRATHDALDRSLIDLTTFFRDVLLLQLKSGSELVNDYLSDPLHAYANASHPEATIAKIDAIAEARARIGANVAPLLAMEAMMVSLRPAA; this is encoded by the coding sequence GTGGATGTCTGGGAGGACCTGCCCGGTCAGGAAAAGGCCATCACCGCGCTACGCCGAGCTGTGGCCGAGGGGGCCCCGGCACACGCTTGGTTGTTCACCGGTCCGCCGGGCTCCGGGCGCTCCAACGCCGCGCGGGCCTTTGCCGCCGCGCTGCAATGCCAACTCACCGACCCGGAAAAACGTGGCTGCGGTGTCTGCAAGGCCTGTGTGACGGTCCTGGCCGGAACCCATCCGGATGTAGCGTTGATCGCCACGGAGAAGGTCAATTACCAGATTGATGACGTCCGGGAGCTGATCACCAAGGCGCAGGACCGGCCTTCCACCGCGCCCTGGCGAGTGATCATCGTGGAGGATGCCGACCGGATGACCGAGCGCACCACCAACGTGCTGCTCAAATCCATTGAGGAGCCGCCTCCTCACACCGTGTGGATCCTGTGTGCGCCATCCCCCGCCGACGTCTTGGTGACCATTCGCTCGCGCTGCCGTTCGGTGTCCCTGGCCGTGCCCACCCGCGAATCGGTGGCCGCGCTGCTGGTGCGCCGCGACGGGCTTTCGGCGGAACAAGCCGAATTTGCCGCACGCATCTCCCAATCCCACATTGGCATTGCACGGCGTCTGGCCCGCGATGCCGAGGCGCGCCGCCGCCGCGACACCACGGTGCGGCTACCACTGCGCATCCGTTCGGTCTCCGATGCGGTGATGGCCGCGGCCGAACTGGTGGAACTCTCCACCGCCGAGGCCACCGCGTCCGCCGCAGAACGCGCCGAGGCGGAATCGGCGGCCCTGCGCACATCACTCGGCCTGGACGCCGAGTCCCCGGTGCCGCCCCAACAGCGCAGCGCGTTTAAGGCACTCGAGGAAAATGCGAAGCGTCGCGCCCGCCGCGCCACCCACGATGCGTTGGATCGTTCGCTGATCGACCTGACCACGTTCTTCCGCGATGTGTTGCTGCTGCAGCTCAAGAGCGGGAGCGAGCTGGTCAACGACTATCTCTCAGATCCGCTGCACGCCTACGCCAACGCCTCGCACCCGGAGGCGACGATCGCGAAGATCGATGCCATTGCCGAGGCCCGGGCGCGTATCGGAGCCAATGTGGCTCCGTTGTTGGCCATGGAGGCCATGATGGTCTCGCTGCGTCCCGCGGCCTAA
- the tmk gene encoding dTMP kinase, translating into MNDAQQNLQHTGRFIVFEGGDGAGKSTQAALLAQTLRDRGHTVLHTREPGGTPIGEKLRSLVLDHGQGTVDARTEALMYAAARAAHVEQVIRPALAAGTMVICDRFIDSSLAYQGIGRELGEDAVRAINEFATGGLLPDLTVLLDVSPAAGRSRRIVDADGQAVSEDRLESEPDSFHLLIRDAFVHFATREPARYLVLDATTGITELAEAIIGTVSNLLNGPRS; encoded by the coding sequence GTGAATGACGCGCAGCAGAACCTTCAGCACACCGGCCGCTTCATTGTCTTTGAAGGTGGTGACGGCGCCGGCAAATCGACGCAGGCGGCACTGCTTGCCCAGACGCTGCGCGATCGCGGCCATACGGTGCTGCACACCCGGGAACCAGGTGGCACCCCCATCGGGGAGAAATTGCGTTCGCTGGTTCTTGACCATGGCCAGGGCACCGTTGATGCGCGCACCGAGGCACTGATGTACGCGGCGGCCCGTGCCGCTCACGTCGAACAGGTCATCCGCCCCGCCCTGGCCGCCGGCACCATGGTAATCTGCGACAGATTCATCGATTCATCCCTGGCGTATCAAGGCATCGGCCGGGAACTCGGCGAGGATGCCGTGCGAGCCATCAACGAATTTGCCACCGGCGGGCTGCTGCCGGATCTGACGGTGCTCCTGGATGTTTCCCCCGCCGCCGGACGTTCGCGACGCATCGTTGACGCGGACGGACAAGCGGTGAGCGAAGATCGTCTGGAATCCGAACCGGATTCCTTCCACCTACTGATCCGCGACGCCTTTGTACACTTTGCTACCCGGGAACCGGCGCGCTATTTGGTCCTTGATGCCACCACCGGCATCACGGAGCTGGCCGAAGCGATCATTGGCACCGTGTCGAATCTATTAAACGGGCCAAGGTCCTAA
- a CDS encoding PLP-dependent aspartate aminotransferase family protein — protein sequence MTRPDFAPLAPDTVVVSAGRPPHAVDQPVNPPIVLSSTFYSLGVPGAGEKVYGRFTNPTWDPLEEMIATLEDCDLPALAYASGMAAVAAGLSLLAPGNTIVIPSHAYNGSLALVAELEATLGLTVRRVDLADTNAVLAALVGADMAWLESPTNPMLEVADLPVLLKAAKDAGVLTVVDNTFSTPLRQRPLQQGADVVVHSATKYMGGHSDVVLGAVVTRNPELHARLHSMRTLHGAIPGPFEAWLTLRGIRTMALRLDKAEANAGELARRLAEHPAISLVRYPGLPQDPGYARAAEQLEGFGAIIGIEIAAGPEAADRMLAALQLWTPATSLGGVESLAERRRRHPGEPGTVPENLVRLSVGIENVEDLYADLHAALSESR from the coding sequence ATGACCCGTCCTGATTTCGCGCCGCTGGCCCCGGACACCGTTGTGGTGTCCGCCGGACGCCCGCCGCATGCCGTTGACCAGCCCGTGAACCCGCCCATCGTGCTTTCCTCCACGTTCTATTCGCTGGGTGTGCCCGGCGCGGGAGAAAAGGTGTACGGGCGATTCACGAATCCCACCTGGGATCCGCTGGAAGAAATGATTGCCACGCTCGAGGACTGTGATCTGCCGGCCCTGGCTTATGCCTCCGGGATGGCGGCCGTGGCGGCGGGCCTGTCGCTGCTGGCACCCGGGAACACCATCGTGATCCCCTCTCACGCTTACAACGGGTCACTGGCCCTGGTCGCCGAACTTGAAGCCACGCTGGGCTTAACCGTTCGCCGGGTGGATCTTGCCGATACCAATGCGGTGCTCGCAGCCCTGGTGGGAGCCGATATGGCCTGGCTGGAGTCACCCACCAACCCGATGCTTGAGGTCGCCGATTTGCCGGTATTGCTGAAAGCGGCCAAGGACGCGGGAGTCCTCACGGTGGTGGATAACACCTTCTCCACGCCGCTGCGCCAACGCCCACTGCAGCAAGGTGCGGACGTGGTGGTGCATTCGGCTACCAAGTACATGGGTGGACACTCGGATGTGGTCCTCGGTGCCGTGGTGACGCGCAACCCGGAACTACACGCCCGTCTGCACTCCATGCGGACCCTGCACGGTGCGATCCCCGGGCCCTTTGAGGCCTGGCTGACGTTGCGTGGCATCCGCACCATGGCCCTGCGTCTGGATAAGGCCGAGGCGAACGCCGGGGAACTGGCGCGGCGTCTGGCCGAACACCCCGCCATTTCACTGGTGCGTTACCCGGGCCTGCCGCAGGACCCGGGGTACGCCCGGGCCGCGGAACAGCTGGAGGGTTTTGGTGCGATCATCGGTATCGAGATCGCCGCCGGCCCCGAGGCTGCCGATCGGATGCTTGCCGCACTGCAGCTGTGGACCCCCGCCACGTCGCTGGGTGGGGTCGAATCTCTGGCCGAGAGGCGTCGGCGTCATCCGGGGGAACCGGGCACCGTGCCCGAAAATTTGGTGCGGCTGAGCGTCGGCATCGAAAATGTGGAGGACTTGTATGCCGATCTTCACGCGGCGCTGAGCGAATCCCGCTAG
- a CDS encoding DUF2516 family protein, with protein sequence MIYAHLFDRYLMLALGVVAVVLAVMALADAVRRPAANFQRENKRTKQFWMGMSAAATLVCLLSLFSGGGGGMFQLIGACIACVYLADVKPAVSGKGGYYPY encoded by the coding sequence ATGATTTATGCCCACTTGTTTGACCGTTACCTCATGCTTGCGCTCGGTGTAGTTGCCGTGGTGCTGGCCGTTATGGCGCTGGCTGACGCGGTCCGGCGTCCGGCAGCCAACTTCCAGCGCGAAAACAAGCGCACCAAGCAGTTCTGGATGGGCATGAGCGCCGCGGCCACCTTGGTCTGCCTGCTCTCGTTGTTCTCGGGAGGCGGCGGCGGAATGTTCCAGCTCATTGGTGCCTGCATTGCCTGCGTGTATCTGGCGGACGTGAAGCCGGCGGTTTCCGGCAAGGGCGGCTACTACCCGTACTAG
- a CDS encoding DUF5671 domain-containing protein: MSADHQTGSRPVAPALGTLRRIILFILLFALLSLTASGVGSLLGWAFTAGDVLVAADSSSLALALALTLVGGPLGAIAFWASWRLLRSPAERRSTAWGIYFSAMYITSLITASSFILSGLAHWIGGDTGNVKTSLGQGLGWAAVWWWHRWMLAHSTRGPVALATVPTLLGWAFGLVLGLGAASNALGLLFDRALGVHEELAVVGSPWWRGALGLLVWAVGGAVIWWWHWFRSGASTLHTALAGVAVVSLGVGVSSILALGGVGMVLFVLLRLGLDRSDPLPILLDPAPEALAAALLGLLSWLYHARIVSNRPAPLPTAAGLAISGITLIAWASGLGVVVNAGLSTVTTHLGGTDSLQLLLAGLSSLAVGGPLWWFSWRPARSFDQQGRRIYLVLVFGISAVVSLVTLLVIGFRLFEFILGDASTSGLLERVRAPVGLLLATALVAGYHFVLWRHARELTEHAEAPGVPGSRPHLGLSEVVLVAGADAPDLAAVIRAHTGAHVMVLLRHEPAGATLSVEQVLQSLRGHGARRILLLVGPGDRLEATALADDSPMIGSG, encoded by the coding sequence ATGAGCGCCGACCATCAAACGGGCAGCCGTCCGGTGGCTCCAGCCTTAGGCACACTGCGCCGCATCATCTTGTTCATCTTGCTCTTTGCTCTTCTCTCCCTCACCGCCTCCGGCGTTGGCTCGCTCTTGGGCTGGGCGTTTACCGCCGGCGATGTGCTGGTTGCCGCGGACTCTTCCTCGCTGGCGCTTGCACTGGCTCTCACCTTGGTGGGCGGCCCGCTGGGCGCCATAGCCTTCTGGGCCAGCTGGCGACTGCTGCGCTCTCCGGCGGAACGGCGCTCCACGGCCTGGGGGATTTATTTCTCCGCCATGTACATCACCTCGCTGATCACCGCCTCCAGTTTCATCCTCAGTGGATTGGCTCACTGGATCGGTGGGGACACCGGAAACGTCAAGACGTCGCTGGGGCAGGGGCTGGGCTGGGCAGCGGTGTGGTGGTGGCATCGGTGGATGCTGGCCCACAGCACGCGCGGGCCGGTGGCCTTGGCCACGGTGCCCACGCTCCTCGGTTGGGCGTTCGGGTTGGTTCTTGGGCTTGGGGCCGCCAGCAACGCCTTGGGGCTGCTCTTTGACCGAGCGCTGGGGGTGCACGAGGAGCTGGCCGTGGTTGGGAGCCCCTGGTGGCGCGGCGCCCTAGGACTTTTGGTGTGGGCCGTTGGCGGAGCGGTGATCTGGTGGTGGCATTGGTTCCGCTCTGGGGCCAGCACCCTGCACACGGCTCTGGCCGGGGTAGCGGTGGTGTCCCTGGGAGTGGGGGTCTCGAGCATCTTGGCCCTGGGCGGTGTGGGGATGGTGCTTTTTGTGCTGCTGCGGTTGGGGCTGGATCGCAGCGATCCGCTGCCCATCTTGTTGGATCCTGCCCCCGAGGCGCTGGCTGCGGCTTTGCTGGGGCTGCTCTCCTGGCTCTACCACGCAAGGATCGTGAGTAACCGCCCGGCACCTCTTCCCACGGCCGCCGGACTCGCCATTTCCGGGATCACCCTGATCGCGTGGGCTTCCGGTCTAGGCGTGGTGGTGAACGCGGGGCTGTCCACGGTCACCACCCATTTGGGCGGCACCGATTCGTTGCAGCTGCTCTTGGCTGGGCTCAGTTCGTTGGCCGTGGGCGGTCCGTTGTGGTGGTTCTCGTGGCGTCCGGCCCGGTCCTTTGACCAGCAAGGTCGGCGCATCTATCTAGTTCTGGTCTTTGGAATCAGCGCGGTGGTATCCCTGGTGACGCTGCTGGTGATCGGCTTCCGGCTCTTTGAGTTCATCTTGGGGGATGCGAGTACCTCGGGACTGCTTGAGCGCGTCAGGGCGCCGGTGGGCTTGCTACTCGCCACGGCTCTGGTGGCCGGCTACCACTTTGTGCTGTGGCGCCATGCCCGTGAGCTCACCGAGCACGCCGAAGCGCCGGGCGTCCCGGGGAGCAGACCCCACCTCGGTCTCTCCGAGGTGGTGCTGGTGGCCGGTGCCGATGCCCCGGATCTCGCCGCGGTGATCCGGGCGCACACCGGCGCCCATGTCATGGTGCTGCTGCGCCATGAGCCGGCCGGTGCGACGCTCTCCGTGGAGCAGGTCCTCCAGAGCCTGCGCGGCCACGGTGCGCGGCGGATCCTGCTGCTGGTGGGTCCGGGAGACCGGCTGGAGGCCACCGCGCTGGCCGATGACTCGCCGATGATCGGTTCCGGGTAA
- a CDS encoding class I SAM-dependent methyltransferase has product MVQKATRLGGRSRTGRPLGNTTRGTTNPNRMRRVDRWLTGPQGWRLRPAVTGAPPIAVDLGYGASPRTAVEFFERIRAVSPSARVVGIEIEPERVARGAALELEGLDFMLGGFEIPVAAQVSVIRAFNVLRQYDEADVPGIWDTMASRLTTTGVLIEGTCDEIGRRSSWVAVTKDGPQTLSISLRFGAFELPSDVAERLPKALIHRNITGERIHEFLGAADAAWLTASPLATFGNSQRFVAMCRALREAGWPICDSAARWRLGEMTVLWDAVAPRSGALARIEEN; this is encoded by the coding sequence ATGGTTCAGAAAGCGACTCGGCTTGGCGGACGGTCCCGGACCGGTCGCCCTCTGGGTAATACCACCCGCGGAACCACGAACCCCAATCGCATGCGCCGCGTTGACCGTTGGTTAACCGGACCCCAGGGCTGGCGCCTGCGCCCCGCGGTCACCGGCGCCCCGCCCATCGCCGTGGATCTTGGCTATGGGGCATCCCCGAGAACCGCTGTTGAATTCTTCGAGCGCATTCGCGCCGTGTCGCCGTCTGCACGTGTTGTTGGCATCGAGATTGAACCCGAACGGGTGGCCCGCGGTGCGGCTCTTGAACTCGAGGGTCTGGACTTTATGCTCGGCGGCTTCGAAATCCCCGTTGCTGCTCAGGTGAGCGTGATCCGCGCCTTTAATGTGCTGCGGCAGTATGACGAGGCGGATGTGCCGGGCATCTGGGACACCATGGCCTCGCGCCTCACCACCACCGGTGTGCTGATCGAGGGCACCTGCGATGAGATCGGCCGGCGCAGCAGTTGGGTAGCGGTGACCAAGGACGGCCCCCAAACCCTGAGTATCTCACTGCGTTTTGGCGCCTTCGAGCTACCCTCCGATGTGGCCGAGCGACTGCCCAAGGCACTGATTCACCGCAACATCACCGGGGAACGCATTCATGAATTTCTTGGTGCCGCCGATGCCGCCTGGTTAACCGCTTCCCCACTGGCCACCTTCGGAAACAGTCAACGCTTTGTGGCCATGTGCCGCGCGCTTCGTGAAGCCGGATGGCCCATCTGCGATTCGGCAGCACGCTGGCGCTTGGGCGAAATGACGGTTTTGTGGGACGCCGTGGCACCGCGCAGCGGAGCCCTGGCCCGCATCGAGGAGAACTAG
- a CDS encoding phosphoglyceromutase, translating into MTYTLILLRHGQSEWNEKNLFTGWYDVSLTEKGRAEATRGGQLLTEAGLVPAVLHTSLLKRAIITANLALEAADLSWIPVKRNWRLNERHYGALQGKDKAATLAEYGEEQFMEWRRSYDTPPPPLNDDSEFSQINDPRYADLGDAAPRTECLKDVLDRMLPYWENEIKADLVASKTVLVTAHGNSLRALVKHLDGISDEDIASLNIPTGIPLVYELNEDFTPVTRGGQYLDADAAADAIKAVANQGR; encoded by the coding sequence ATGACTTACACCCTGATCCTGCTGCGCCACGGGCAAAGCGAGTGGAACGAAAAGAACCTGTTCACCGGTTGGTACGACGTATCGCTCACCGAGAAAGGCCGTGCCGAAGCTACCCGCGGAGGCCAGCTGCTCACCGAGGCAGGACTGGTCCCGGCCGTCCTGCACACCTCGCTGCTCAAGCGCGCCATCATCACCGCCAACCTGGCCCTCGAAGCGGCTGACTTGTCCTGGATCCCGGTCAAGCGCAACTGGCGCCTGAACGAGCGTCACTATGGTGCGCTGCAGGGCAAGGACAAGGCGGCAACCCTGGCCGAATACGGCGAGGAGCAGTTTATGGAATGGCGTCGTAGCTACGACACCCCGCCGCCGCCGCTGAATGATGACTCGGAGTTCAGCCAGATCAACGATCCGCGGTATGCGGATCTCGGTGATGCTGCCCCGCGCACCGAATGCCTCAAGGATGTTCTGGATCGTATGCTCCCGTACTGGGAAAATGAGATCAAGGCCGACCTAGTCGCCAGCAAGACGGTACTGGTCACCGCGCACGGCAACTCGCTGCGCGCACTGGTTAAGCACCTCGATGGCATCAGCGACGAGGACATCGCGTCGCTGAACATCCCCACCGGCATCCCGCTGGTCTACGAATTGAATGAGGACTTCACCCCGGTCACCCGCGGCGGACAGTACCTTGATGCCGACGCAGCCGCCGACGCCATCAAGGCCGTAGCCAACCAGGGCCGCTAA
- a CDS encoding DUF4193 domain-containing protein, whose product MATDYDEVRPDVAEARKASLEAVKSANAPDARSVSRDLDEEDTSDGVELAGADLSNEELTVTVIPQKEDEFLCGSCFLIRHRTLLARESNGVAYCRDCEG is encoded by the coding sequence GTGGCAACTGATTATGACGAGGTCCGGCCCGACGTAGCCGAGGCCCGTAAAGCCTCCCTGGAAGCGGTAAAGTCCGCCAACGCCCCCGACGCACGTAGCGTGTCCCGGGACCTAGACGAGGAAGATACCTCGGATGGTGTTGAACTGGCCGGTGCCGACCTGTCGAACGAGGAACTGACGGTTACCGTCATTCCGCAGAAGGAAGACGAGTTCCTTTGCGGATCCTGCTTCCTGATCCGCCACCGCACGCTGCTGGCGCGCGAGTCCAATGGCGTGGCCTACTGCCGCGACTGCGAGGGGTAA